A stretch of the Melitaea cinxia chromosome 14, ilMelCinx1.1, whole genome shotgun sequence genome encodes the following:
- the LOC123660005 gene encoding ADP-ribosylation factor-like protein 4C, with product MGANMGKNSSLLDALPSTQGTLHVVMLGLDSAGKTTALYRLKFDQYLNTVPTIGFNCEKVKGTIGKSKGVNFLVWDVGGQEKLRPLWKSYTRCTDGIIFVLDSVDIERMEEAKMELIRTAKSPDNAGVPILVLANKQDLPGAKEPRELEKLLGLHELVSSPHGSRDAHSWHVQPACAITGEGLHEGLEALYEMILKRRKLAKLQKKRVR from the coding sequence ATGGGTGCAAATATGGGCAAGAACTCGAGCCTGCTCGACGCGCTACCATCCACGCAGGGCACGCTCCACGTGGTCATGCTCGGTCTCGACTCCGCCGGCAAAACTACAGCGCTCTACAGGCTCAAGTTCGACCAGTATCTTAACACCGTCCCGACTATAGGTTTCAATTGTGAAAAGGTTAAAGGTACAATCGGAAAATCTAAAGGAGTCAATTTTCTCGTATGGGATGTAGGTGGACAAGAGAAACTCCGGCCCTTATGGAAATCATATACACGTTGCACGGATGGCATTATATTTGTTTTGGATTCCGTCGACATTGAGAGAATGGAAGAAGCTAAAATGGAGCTGATACGTACAGCTAAGTCCCCTGATAATGCAGGAGTACCAATTCTTGTACTAGCGAATAAACAAGATTTACCGGGAGCGAAGGAACCTCGCGAGTTAGAAAAGCTTCTGGGACTACACGAACTCGTGTCATCGCCTCACGGTTCGCGCGACGCACACTCATGGCATGTCCAACCGGCTTGTGCTATTACCGGCGAAGGTCTTCATGAAGGTCTTGAAGCATTATACGAAATGATACTCAAAAGAAGAAAACTGGCCAAATTACAAAAGAAACGTGTCAGATAA
- the LOC123659891 gene encoding uncharacterized protein LOC123659891 has protein sequence MIKTDTSRTLFNKSSEKPKQNLLSPLGTKMKYKRNISDVSVENYDPLREVFLPVRNLKNAENLLSFKLYSKKQNKIQFRHRLATNIYKKYKIISADLRNRLHVEDPRNDLITVNDIDEDFYRSVDGRPVRLHIPVFKSLKESLNKLLHIKQEIGIKKDCFLQSDTNYRNEMRVFELAVRRLTDHVKSFDKFISENHHKSMTILTKSDKLKNQVELQVQELQNVAIEKFTIISKLIGLEYKYGLQQKYGRFLYYLSPPSWRLSNRDFARSCEIEAKGFDFINSSEDDNFAVIFERLQQICYGVPIKPALYFTRPKDLMDVFDAMETQQLHYYTHVHHLSPYIKILKDGILSLQDIIIQDSAYVASSIKRFEDVLLFSEQKCAHLEARFFKILYGLFYKCVAATDVLKLTIHLQFCYERVLLEKPLNMDLRTIARSLEFFYMDISKKLDSIKSEAVRRAVIKCMDTEKLKIRRANNAATELRLFHRLEQELLRSYGFCTANTYKPIKYKTSKNSNKSQRIENNMKEQKKKSLTEAELEYLTLFTDWTENDNPAVFLESLNLNDKNSKNEFVAT, from the coding sequence atgattAAGACTGATACGTCAAGAACACTCTTTAACAAATCATCGGAAAAacctaaacaaaatttattgtcGCCATTAGGaactaaaatgaaatataaaagaaatatatctgATGTCTCAGTTGAAAATTATGATCCGCTACGGGAAGTGTTTTTGCCAGtaaggaatttaaaaaatgctgAAAATCTTTTATCTTTTAAGCTATATtcaaaaaagcaaaacaaaattcaattcaGGCATCGATTAGctacaaacatttataaaaaatataaaattattagtgcTGATTTAAGAAACCGATTACATGTCGAGGACCCAAGAAACGACTTAATTACTGTTAATGACATTGATGAAGATTTCTACCGTAGTGTAGACGGACGCCCTGTACGACTTCATATTCctgtttttaaatctttaaaagagtctttaaataaattattacacatAAAACAAGAAATTGGAATAAAAAAGGATTGCTTTTTACAAAGCGATACAAATTACCGCAATGAAATGCGTGTATTTGAATTAGCTGTAAGAAGATTAACCGATCATGTTAAaagttttgataaatttatatctGAAAACCATCACAAGTCTATGACAATTTTAACGAAATCggacaaattaaaaaatcaagttGAACTGCAGGTGCAGGAGTTACAGAACGTAGCGATagaaaaatttactattatatcaaaattaattggTTTGGAATATAAATATGGTCTACAGCAAAAATATGGTAGGTTTTTGTACTATTTATCACCACCAAGTTGGCGTTTAAGTAACAGAGACTTTGCCAGGTCTTGTGAAATTGAAGCCAAAggttttgattttataaattctaGTGAAGATGACAACTTCGCTGTTATATTTGAAAGACTGCAACAAATTTGTTATGGGGTACCTATTAAACCTGCCCTTTACTTTACTCGACCGAAGGATCTAATGGATGTTTTTGATGCCATGGAGACGCAACAACTTCATTATTACACACACGTTCATCATTTGTcaccttatataaaaatattaaaggatGGAATATTATCTTTACAAGATATTATTATTCAAGATTCTGCATATGTTGCGAGTTCTATAAAGCGTTTTGAAGATGTTTTACTGTTTTCAGAACAAAAATGTGCTCACCTAGAAGCTaggtttttcaaaattttatatggcCTGTTTTACAAATGTGTCGCTGCAACAGATGTCTTGAAGTTAACAATACACTTGCAGTTCTGCTATGAAAGAGTACTTCTAGAAAAACCTTTAAATATGGACCTACGAACAATTGCGAGaagtttagaatttttttacatggATATTTCCAAAAAATTAGATTCTATTAAGAGTGAAGCTGTGAGACGTGCTGTAATTAAGTGTATGGATACAGAGAAGTTAAAAATTAGAAGAGCAAACAATGCAGCCACTGAACTACGATTATTTCACAGATTAGAACAAGAATTACTTCGTTCTTATGGATTTTGTACTGCAAATACGTACAAaccgataaaatataaaacatcaaAGAATAGTAATAAATCACAACGcattgaaaataatatgaaagAGCAAAAAAAGAAATCTTTAACAGAAGCTGAGTTAGAATATTTAACACTCTTCACGGACTGGACCGAAAATGACAATCCCGCTGTCTTCTTAGAAAGTTTAAAccttaatgataaaaatagtaAGAACGAATTTGTCGCCACGTAG
- the LOC123659468 gene encoding uncharacterized protein LOC123659468, translated as MSCSKEKHKSMVPLKTLDIIFRRRYVPNTQHYFSNRKHALREEKVLTKTRPFRIPKSEQLLSYIKYSDRKEKLISKNRLYQPLHLKDNLRIAATRDISKRLFVEEPVDDVRAVVEIHPEFYTVIEGRPLRSFDDIKVYVNNIRNYAMNQQQIGYRRDLIKKIEQNIVDESKEYDEIVFKLKQHIKDFQLFLTEDYKISCAKVSKAEKVYAELTAKGSEFLGYVSKLTILNNVLFKLDAIRSILKTYRSYLIFVAPLSWRQTYDENLKHTLTSIQFSTGEFVTDNDLVETMDIDKMIELAKKELKNPYPPYLYFKRPQQMISLFRTMELQSREYLIHLSKTDVPYRLLQDRIKQLKITTKQELDYFEYYIDFIKNEIARETYNENHLQEKFFRILNTTFYDSIASPSTLKLKICIEYVYEQIFGKCEEGHQNLQDPMKILEIMYEDYNLLLDSLDFKIVKQAQHDFFTQDLKTMKNAYLAQRELRAFREMTTAMNKAFLPPCKYKRPILSKFLDKKSRMALIVAEKRKSLLQSGERIKPKQIKITPEEQNGLLMFTEWCEGMNPTPYLAEYYKFVKPAFEWVPRKSVLP; from the coding sequence ATGTCGTgttcaaaagaaaaacataaatcAATGGTTCCTCTTAAAACTTTGGATATTATATTTCGCCGTCGCTACGTGCCAAATACTCAGCACTATTTCTCTAATAGAAAACATGCTCTCAGAGAGGAAAAGGTTTTAACCAAAACTCGACCATTCCGTATACCTAAGTCTGAACAATTActttcatatataaaatatagcgatcgtaaagaaaaattaataagcaaAAATAGGTTATATCAGCCGCTACATTTAAAAGACAATCTTAGAATAGCTGCTACTAGAGATATTTCAAAAAGACTTTTTGTTGAAGAACCAGTAGATGACGTAAGAGCAGTCGTCGAAATTCATCCAGAATTTTACACTGTTATTGAAGGTCGGCCACTGCGAAGCTTTGATGACATAAAAGtctatgttaataatattagaaaCTATGCCATGAATCAACAGCAAATAGGGTACAGACGTGATCTTATTAagaaaatagaacaaaatataGTTGACGAATCTAAAGAGTATGacgaaattgtatttaaattgaaacaacATATTAAAGATTTTCAATTATTCCTGACAGAGGATTACAAAATATCCTGTGCTAAAGTTTCAAAAGCAGAAAAAGTATATGCCGAGTTGACTGCAAAAGGCTCTGAATTTTTGGGCTACGTTTCTAAACTAACAATTTTAAACAATGTCTTGTTTAAACTTGATGCTATTCGAAGTATTTTAAAGACTTATAGAAGCTACTTAATTTTTGTAGCTCCATTGTCATGGCGCCAAACATACGATGAGAATTTGAAACATACATTAACTTCAATACAATTTTCGACGGGAGAATTTGTTACCGATAACGACTTAGTTGAGACCATGGATATTGATAAAATGATAGAActagcaaaaaaagaattaaaaaatccaTATCCACCTTATTTATACTTTAAGCGTCCACAACAAATGATTTCCTTATTTAGAACGATGGAATTGCAAAGCCGAGAGTATTTAATACATCTTTCTAAAACTGATGTCCCTTACAGGCTTTTACAAGATCGTATAAAGCAACTAAAAATAACAACTAAACAGGAACTTGATTACTTTGAGTATTACATTGATTTTATAAAGAACGAAATAGCTAGAGAGACCTACAATGAGAATCATTTACAAGAAAagttttttagaatattaaatacGACTTTTTACGATAGTATAGCTAGCCCTAGCACccttaaattgaaaatttgtatTGAGTACGTATATGAACAAATTTTCGGTAAATGTGAGGAAGGTCATCAGAACTTACAAGATCCTATGAAAATTCTAGAAATCATGTACGAAGACTATAATTTACTTCTCGATtctttagattttaaaatagtaaaacaaGCTCAACATGATTTCTTTACCCAAGACctaaaaacaatgaaaaatgCTTATTTAGCTCAACGTGAACTAAGAGCTTTCCGAGAAATGACAACTGCCATGAATAAGGCATTTTTACCACCTTGTAAATATAAGAGGCCTATTCTTtctaaatttttagataaaaaaagtcGGATGGCATTAATAGTTGCTGAAAAGCGAAAATCGCTGCTCCAAAGCGGTGAACGTATAAAGcctaaacaaattaaaataacaccGGAGGAGCAAAATGGATTGTTAATGTTTACAGAATGGTGTGAAGGAATGAATCCAACACCATATTTAGCTGAATACTACAAATTTGTAAAGCCTGCTTTCGAGTGGGTGCCGCGAAAATCTGTCTTgccataa
- the LOC123659892 gene encoding uncharacterized protein LOC123659892, whose protein sequence is MEKKLVKNCKKKSFSGVKLPPISKNNNENVKTVLDVDPQYFSLVGGRPIKINKSISKYKQNIRQIALKRTLHGFLMDEMLRITREIETERKIYFTASKHFEEYQHSFDKFLADDNNKTIAIMKKSDTLAKVLTSETEENKQANFELATIKSKLQYINETLQILLSFKNFLYKAAPILWQDKHNVNLNPEQFEILSMDSDIFVKIDIDLIRERLNNLPLPRLYFETSDQLLDVFGLLEKQNLNYLLVTEELKTEKNKFLKSLGLLKCLLRLELEYVKEKREIELKDVFFRILEDKIQYLVSSETVLQIYNYVEFAYEQVIATNDANLSSLDMTLSLEREYDSLMLDLSAFDLDVIKSTEKETYENEAKEVKLAEDASKILKDVDKLSKRLKSSFRPIRKKVNDL, encoded by the exons ATGGAAAagaaattagttaaaaattgtaaaaaaaaatcttttagcgGTGTCAAATTACCTCCTATcagtaaaaataacaatgaaaatgtaaaaacaGTTTTGGATGTGGATCCtcaatatttttcattagttGGAGGTAGacccattaaaataaataagtcaattagtaaatataaacaaaatattagacAAATAGCTTTAAAACGAACGCTTCACGGATTTCTTATGGACGAAATGTTAAGAATAACCAGGGAAATTGAAACCGAAAGGAAAATATACTTTACAGCGTCGAAGCATTTTGAAGAGTATCAGCACAGTTTCGATAAGTTTTTAGCAGATGATAACAATAAAACGATAGCTATTATGAAAAAATCCGATACTTTAGCCAAGGTGTTGACCAGTGAAACAGAAGAGAATAAACAAGCAAATTTTGAGTTGGCTACTATAAAgtcaaaattacaatatatcaATGAAACCTTGCAAATATTGTTGTCCTTTAAAAATTTCCTATACAAAGCAGCGCCTATTTTATGGCAAGACAAacataatgttaatttaaatccGGAACAATTTGAAATTCTCAGTATGGATTCagacatttttgtaaaaattgatATAGATCTAATACGAGAACGTTTAAACAATTTACCTCTTCCACGCCTGTACTTTGAAACTTCAGATCAATTACTTGACGTTTTTGGTTTGCTTGAGAAGCAAAATCTTAATTATCTTTTAGTGACCGAGGAGTTAAAAACAGAGAAAAACAAATTCTTAAAGTCTCTCGGGCTTTTAAAGTGTTTGCTTAGACTAGAGCTTGAATATGTTAAAGAAAAG CGAGAAATCGAGTTAAAAGATGTATTTTTTCGGATATTAGAAGATAAAATCCAATATTTGGTATCATCAGAGACCGtgttacaaatttataattatgtggaATTTGCATATGAACAAGTTATAGCTACAAATGATGCAAATTTAAGTTCGTTAGATATGACATTATCTCTTGAAAGAGAATATGATAGCTTAATGCTGGATTTATCAGCGTTTGATTTAGATGTTATAAAATCTACCGAGAAAGAAACTTACGAAAATGAAGCGAAAGAAGTAAAACTAGCTGAAGATGCgagcaaaatattaaaagatgtTGATAAATTAAGTAAGCGATTGAAATCGTCTTTTAGACCAATAAGGAAAAAAGTTAAtgatttgtaa
- the LOC123659893 gene encoding uncharacterized protein LOC123659893: MALLPELDVKSVLNVVEENFERVGLKTYAIRMIYIGEHVLPKDQLIKHFQSTVNDVNSGYCDIKVRGLLIVYDSYFIHIIEGAEDTIHRHLRFLFECETKWIQQNTREDETIGVEDGKEGLTLILGEEKTAKGEIKMFKRLKMLTVYHSIQTLIFEEWRAVTARPPSLIGTLYIHGSMSEHMEQLRICLDKTKRICLHAQAEQNLAFEGLSAVDPRIEALPEVALLEYLLQSQYILDLRHVAHLHRRVDDYAFYFEHVWPLPTHFTPRLLYKLKVDDSFVEPLPVMPWELVRKEIAEEEREERQSVSSSSD; encoded by the exons atggcTCTACTGCCTGAGCTAGACGTTAAATCTGTATTAAACGTTGTAGAAGAGAATTTCGAACGCGTTGGTTTG aAAACCTATGCTATTCGTATGATTTATATCGGGGAGCATGTTTTGCCGAAAGACCAGTTAATAAAACATTTCCAATCTACAGTGAATGATGTTAACTCAGGTTATTGCGATATAAAAGTGCGCGGTTTACTCATAGTCTACGATAGTTACTTCATACATATTATTGAG GGTGCTGAAGATACAATTCATAGacatttaagatttttattcgAGTGTGAAACCAAATGGATCCAACAAAACACTCGAGAAGATGAAACTATAGGGGTAGAAGACGGTAAAGAAGGTTTAACATTAATATTGGGAGAAGAAAAGACGGCCAAAGGCGAAATAAAGATGTTTAAGCGTTTAAAAATGTTGACTGTTTATCATTCAATACAAACG ctTATTTTTGAAGAGTGGCGGGCTGTGACCGCTCGGCCGCCGTCGCTTATAGgcacactttatatacatgGATCTATGTCGGAACACATGGAACAGTTGCGAATATGTCTTGACAAGACAAAGAGAATTTGTTTACACGCACAGGCTGAGCAAAAC TTGGCATTTGAGGGATTAAGCGCAGTCGACCCTAGGATAGAGGCGTTACCAGAAGTAGCTTTGTTGGAGTATCTCTTACAGTCGCAATACATTTTGGATCTACGGCATGTTGCGCATCTGCATCGACGCGTTGACGATTACGCGTTCTACTTTG AGCACGTATGGCCTCTACCCACACACTTCACGCCGCGTCTGCTTTACAAGTTGAAGGTAGATGATTCGTTTGTGGAGCCTCTCCCAGTAATGCCTTGGGAGTTGGTCAGAAAAGAAATTGCAGAAGAAGAAAGAGAAGAACGGCAAAGTGTTAGTTCTTCGAGcgattaa
- the LOC123659727 gene encoding ATP-dependent RNA helicase p62-like, which produces MALNVFKSFIQRNNFIKLAFKDIKKASQVKAYSHVTSVGNRVKANGIVLRHNVSVSQFPSYLVRNQFYSTQTAEEIQRQYCNENNITIIGDDVPNAVTDIDSSDFPDYIKDFLKQQGITKPTLIQAQSWPTAISGKNFVGIAQTGTGKTLAYLLPAVIKIKENKGRKGRGPRILVLAPTRELARQIEVVAKEFQKLLNIRCLCIYGGVSRRPQADELTAGVDILIATPGRLNDFITSKVTTLSRCTYVVLDEADRMLDMGFEPQIREALEEVPYDRQILMFSATWPKEVQHLAKDYLGEFVQVNVGSTELSANHNIQQHIHVCEQEEKMEKFKSLMHDVSGQGFGKILVFTNTKKFVDSLTLMLRRNGWPAVGIHGDKTQAQRDIIIDKFRSGKANILVATDVAARGLDVDGVTHVINYDFPNTSEDYIHRIGRTGRLQNTGIAHTILTSENARQAKSLIAVLKEANQEVPEELYQLARENIKVKQQQSRYTQNKYNYNYNSNRKWNKFRSEKMY; this is translated from the exons ATGGCACTCaatgtttttaaaagttttatacagcgtaataatttcattaaatt AGCCTTTAAGGATATTAAAAAAGCTTCTCAAGTTAAAGCATATTCACATGTAACCAGTGTTGGTAATAGAGTTAAGGCGAATGGTATAGTTTTACGACATAACGTGTCCGTCTCGCAATTTCCGAGTTATTTAGTTCGGAATCAATTTTACTCTACACAAACTGCGGAAGAAATTCAGAGGCAATACTGTAATGAAAACAATATAACTATAATCGGAGATGATGTACCCAATGCGGTAACAGATATAGATTCCAGTGATTTCCCAGATTACATAAAAGATTTTTTGAAACAACAAGGAATTACAAAGCCCACACTAATTCAAGCTCAAAGTTGGCCCACTGCGATATCTGGTAAAAATTTTGTGGGTATTGCTCAGACAGGTACCGGAAAAACACTGGCATATTTACTGCCCgcagttattaaaataaaagaaaacaaaggcAGAAAAGGTAGAGGTCCAAGAATATTAGTTTTAGCACCTACTAGAGAATTAGCACGACAGATTGAAGTGGTGGCCAAGGAgtttcaaaaattattgaacataagatgtttatgtatatatggtGGAGTCAGTAGAAGACCACAGGCTGATGAGTTAACAGCAGGTGTTGATATATTAATAGCTACACCTGGTAGATTGAATGATTTTATCACCAGCAAGGTCACAACTCTTAGCCGTTGTACATATGTTGTGCTTGATGAAGCTGATAGAATGTTAGATATGGGGTTTGAACCTCAGATCCGAGAAGCATTAGAGGAAGTGCCATATGACAGACAAATACTAATGTTTTCTGCTACATGGCCTAAGGAAGTACAGCATTTAGCAAAGGACTACCTTGGAGAGTTTGTGCAAGTCAATGTTGGTTCAACTGAGTTATCAGCAAATCACAATATTCAACAGCATATTCATGTGTGTGAGCAAGAAGAAAAGATGGAAAA GTTTAAATCACTCATGCATGATGTGTCTGGTCAAGGGTTTGGTAAAATACTCGTATTTACCAATACAAAGAAATTTGTTGATAGTCTAACTCTAATGTTAAGAAGAAATGGTTGGCCTGCTGTGGGAATACATGGAGACAAGACACAGGCACAAAGAGATATTATAATAGACAAATTCAGAAGTGGTAAAGCAAATATACTTGTCGCTACTGATGTAGCAGCCAGAGGTTTAG ATGTCGATGGCGTGACACATGTGATCAATTACGACTTTCCAAATACGTCTGAAGATTACATCCATAGGATTGGGCGAACAGGTCGCTTGCAGAATACGGGCATTGCTCATACAATCCTCACCAGTGAAAATGCAAGACAGGCTAAAAGTTTGATAGCAGTTTTAAAAGAAGCAAATCAG gaagTTCCAGAGGAATTGTACCAATTAGCCAGAGAGAATATAAAAGttaaacaacaacaatcaagatatacacaaaataagtacaactacaactacaattCGAATAGGAAATGGAATAAATTTCGTAGcgaaaaaatgtattaa